In one Silene latifolia isolate original U9 population chromosome 10, ASM4854445v1, whole genome shotgun sequence genomic region, the following are encoded:
- the LOC141607823 gene encoding E3 ubiquitin-protein ligase ATL4-like encodes MYRRRLTLPSADDTSPSPSNDVSPSILITVLILAVAVIIFASLYLLLRFLRRNNHRASTNAAAVSPSSPPSSPPNIRQVSPDFYSLPLFTYDRLTAKNGGDCAVCLSKFKRNDLLRLLPVCCHAFHAQCIDTWLSANRTCPLCRSPIFVSESEILGKLAERSGSFRVELGNVLETSTVSTNSGEIRRSYSLGGSFDYVIDGEEDTVADVIPPSEFYKPAIDTSAEQQQQQQDILAAEVGTRGGVGSWLKDYLSISVSSSRTASFRSSGRFFTGSSRRLELPVGNRETELAQFDDSSRLGDEIGEVFRWLSGM; translated from the coding sequence ATGTATCGCCGGCGACTTACACTACCTTCCGCCGACGATACCTCACCGTCGCCATCAAATGACGTCAGTCCGAGTATACTTATCACCGTACTAATCCTCGCGGTCGCCGTCATCATCTTCGCTTCTCTTTACCTCCTCCTCCGCTTCCTCCGTCGTAATAACCACCGCGCTTCCACGAACGCCGCCGCTGTCTCTCCCTCGTCTCCGCCGTCATCTCCACCGAACATCCGGCAGGTATCGCCGGATTTCTACTCACTTCCGCTCTTCACGTACGATCGACTCACCGCCAAAAACGGCGGAGATTGCGCGGTCTGTTTATCCAAATTCAAGCGAAACGACTTGCTTCGTCTCCTTCCGGTGTGTTGCCATGCTTTTCACGCGCAATGCATTGACACGTGGTTGAGCGCCAATCGGACCTGTCCGCTTTGTCGCTCGCCGATATTCGTATCGGAGAGCGAAATCCTCGGGAAGCTCGCGGAACGTTCTGGAAGCTTCCGAGTCGAACTCGGAAACGTTTTGGAAACTTCCACTGTGTCGACAAACTCCGGCGAAATTCGGCGTTCATATTCGCTCGGAGGTTCGTTTGACTACGTCATTGACGGTGAGGAAGATACCGTCGCTGACGTCATACCTCCTTCGGAGTTCTACAAGCCAGCGATTGACACGTCAgccgaacaacaacaacaacagcaggaTATTCTAGCGGCTGAGGTCGGGACACGTGGCGGCGTAGGAAGTTGGTTGAAGGATTACCTATCGATTTCTGTGTCATCATCCAGGACGGCGTCGTTTAGGAGTTCTGGGAGGTTCTTCACCGGGAGTAGTAGGCGGTTGGAGTTACCAGTAGGTAACCGGGAGACCGAGTTGGCTCAATTTGACGACTCGTCTCGACTCGGGGATGAGATCGGCGAGGTTTTTAGGTGGTTGTCGGGGATGTAG